The Pseudomonas azotoformans genome has a segment encoding these proteins:
- the lptF gene encoding LPS export ABC transporter permease LptF: MIVFRYLSREVLLTLSAVSAVLLVIIMSGRFVKYLAQAASGALDPGSLFLIMGFRLPGFLQLILPLGLFLGILLAYGRLYLESEMTVLSATGMSQQRLLGMTMIPAAGVALIVAWLSLSLAPQGAMQFQLVLNKQDAMTEFDTLEPGRFQALNDGSRVTYTETLTDDRANLGGVFISEKRLGQDKKDRGISVLVADSGRQEVRPDGSRYLILENGYRYDGSPGMADYRAIKYDTYGVMLARPDISDEVTDRDAIPTTELFGSKELRSIAELQWRISLPLLVFIVTLMAVPLSRVNPRQGRFLKLLPAILLYMAYLTILISARGSLEKGKLSPTLGLWWVHGIFLVIGLGLLYWEPIRLKMMSRRGQKELARG; this comes from the coding sequence TTGATCGTCTTCCGTTATCTGTCCCGCGAAGTCCTGTTGACCCTGAGTGCCGTGAGTGCGGTTTTGCTGGTCATCATCATGAGTGGTCGTTTCGTCAAATACCTGGCCCAGGCTGCCTCCGGCGCACTGGATCCGGGCTCGCTGTTCCTGATCATGGGCTTTCGCCTGCCGGGCTTCCTGCAGCTGATCTTGCCGCTCGGCCTGTTCCTCGGGATCCTGCTGGCCTACGGCCGCCTTTACCTCGAAAGCGAAATGACCGTGCTCTCGGCCACCGGCATGAGCCAACAGCGCCTGTTGGGCATGACCATGATCCCGGCCGCCGGCGTCGCGCTGATCGTGGCCTGGCTGAGCCTGAGCCTGGCCCCCCAGGGCGCCATGCAGTTTCAGTTGGTACTGAATAAACAGGACGCGATGACCGAGTTCGACACCCTCGAGCCGGGCCGCTTCCAGGCGCTCAATGACGGTTCACGGGTGACCTACACCGAAACCCTGACCGACGACCGCGCCAACCTGGGCGGCGTGTTCATCTCCGAGAAGCGCCTGGGCCAGGACAAGAAGGACCGTGGCATTTCCGTACTGGTGGCCGATTCCGGTCGCCAGGAAGTGCGTCCTGACGGCAGTCGCTACCTGATCCTGGAAAATGGCTATCGCTACGATGGCAGTCCGGGCATGGCCGATTACCGTGCGATCAAATACGACACCTATGGCGTGATGCTGGCCCGTCCGGATATCAGCGACGAAGTCACCGACCGCGACGCCATCCCGACCACCGAGCTGTTCGGCAGCAAGGAGCTGCGCTCGATTGCCGAGCTGCAATGGCGGATTTCCCTGCCGCTGCTGGTGTTTATCGTGACCTTGATGGCGGTGCCGCTGTCGCGCGTCAATCCGCGTCAGGGCCGCTTCCTCAAGCTGTTGCCGGCGATCCTGCTGTACATGGCTTACCTCACCATTCTGATTTCCGCCCGTGGTTCCCTGGAGAAGGGCAAGCTGTCGCCAACCCTGGGCTTGTGGTGGGTGCACGGGATCTTCCTGGTGATTGGCCTGGGCCTGCTCTATTGGGAACCGATCCGTTTGAAAATGATGAGCCGTCGTGGCCAGAAGGAGTTGGCTCGTGGCTAA
- the rnc gene encoding ribonuclease III has translation MTVSLSRLERQLGYTFKDQELMVLALTHRSFAGRNNERLEFLGDAILNFVAGEALFERFPQAREGQLSRLRARLVKGETLAVLARGFGLGEYLRLGSGELKSGGFRRESILADALEALIGAIYLDAGMEAAKERVTAWLTSEIESLTLVDTNKDPKTRLQEFLQSRGCELPRYEVVDIQGEPHCRVFFVECEITLLNEKSRGQGVSRRIAEQVAAAAALIALGVENGHD, from the coding sequence GTGACCGTTTCTCTAAGTCGTCTCGAGCGTCAGCTCGGCTACACCTTCAAGGATCAGGAATTGATGGTCCTTGCCCTCACACACCGCAGCTTTGCAGGGCGCAACAACGAGCGCCTGGAATTCCTCGGTGATGCCATCCTCAATTTCGTCGCCGGTGAAGCGCTGTTCGAACGCTTCCCCCAAGCCCGTGAAGGCCAGCTTTCGCGCCTGCGCGCACGCCTGGTGAAGGGCGAGACCCTGGCGGTGCTGGCCCGTGGCTTCGGCCTGGGCGAGTACCTGCGCCTGGGGTCCGGTGAGCTGAAGAGCGGCGGTTTCCGCCGTGAGTCGATCCTGGCCGACGCCCTCGAAGCGCTGATCGGTGCCATCTACCTCGATGCAGGCATGGAAGCAGCCAAGGAGCGCGTCACCGCGTGGCTGACCTCCGAGATTGAAAGCCTCACGCTGGTCGACACCAACAAAGACCCCAAGACCCGCCTGCAGGAATTCCTGCAGTCCCGTGGTTGCGAACTGCCACGCTACGAAGTGGTGGATATCCAGGGTGAGCCCCATTGCCGCGTGTTCTTCGTGGAATGTGAAATCACCTTACTGAACGAAAAAAGCCGAGGTCAGGGTGTGAGCCGTCGCATTGCCGAACAGGTAGCGGCCGCTGCAGCACTGATTGCCCTGGGCGTGGAGAATGGCCATGACTGA
- the lepA gene encoding translation elongation factor 4: MSDLSHIRNFSIIAHIDHGKSTLADRFIQMCGGLAEREMEAQVLDSMDLERERGITIKAHSVTLYYTAKDGIKYQLNFIDTPGHVDFTYEVSRSLAACEGALLVVDAGQGVEAQSVANCYTAIEQGLEVMPVLNKIDLPQADPDRVKEEIEKIIGIDATDAVECSAKTGLGVDEVLERLVKTIPAPTGNYEDPLQALIIDSWFDNYLGVVSLVRVRHGRVKKGDKILVKSTGKIHLVDSVGVFNPKHTATTDLKAGEVGFIIAGIKDIHGAPVGDTLTLSSTPDVDVLPGFKRIQPQVYAGLFPVSSDDFEDFREALQKLTLNDSSLQYTPESSDALGFGFRCGFLGMLHMEIIQERLEREYDLDLITTAPTVIFELALKTGETIYVDNPSKLPDLSSIEDMREPIVRANILVPQEHLGNVITLCIEKRGVQHDMLFLGTQVQVTYDLPMNEVVLDFFDRLKSTSRGYASLDYHFDRYQSANLVKLDVLINGDKVDALALIVHKDNAHYKGRQLTEKMKELIPRQMFDVAIQAAIGGQIIARTSVKALRKNVLAKCYGGDVSRKRKLLEKQKAGKKRMKQVGNVEIPQEAFLAVLRLDS, from the coding sequence GTGAGTGATTTGAGTCATATCCGCAATTTCTCCATCATCGCCCACATTGACCATGGTAAGTCGACGCTGGCCGATCGATTCATCCAGATGTGCGGCGGCCTTGCCGAGCGTGAAATGGAAGCCCAGGTACTGGATTCCATGGACCTCGAACGCGAGCGCGGGATCACCATCAAGGCCCACAGCGTCACCCTGTACTACACCGCCAAAGACGGTATCAAGTACCAGCTGAACTTCATTGACACCCCTGGCCACGTTGACTTCACCTACGAAGTCAGCCGCTCGCTGGCTGCCTGTGAAGGTGCGTTGCTGGTGGTGGACGCGGGCCAGGGCGTTGAAGCCCAGTCCGTCGCCAACTGCTACACGGCCATCGAACAGGGCCTTGAAGTGATGCCGGTGCTGAACAAGATCGACTTGCCACAAGCCGATCCGGACCGCGTCAAAGAAGAAATCGAAAAAATCATCGGCATTGATGCCACCGACGCCGTCGAGTGCAGCGCCAAGACCGGCCTGGGCGTCGATGAAGTGCTCGAGCGCCTGGTCAAGACCATTCCTGCGCCAACCGGCAACTACGAAGATCCGCTGCAAGCGTTGATCATCGACTCCTGGTTCGACAACTACCTGGGCGTTGTTTCCCTGGTCCGCGTGCGCCATGGCCGTGTGAAGAAAGGCGACAAGATCCTGGTCAAGTCCACCGGCAAGATCCACCTAGTGGACAGCGTCGGTGTCTTCAACCCCAAGCACACCGCTACCACTGATCTGAAAGCCGGCGAAGTAGGCTTCATCATTGCCGGTATCAAGGACATCCACGGTGCGCCAGTCGGTGACACCCTGACCTTGAGCTCCACCCCTGACGTCGACGTGCTGCCGGGCTTCAAGCGCATCCAGCCGCAAGTCTACGCCGGCCTGTTCCCGGTCAGCTCCGACGACTTCGAAGACTTCCGCGAAGCCCTGCAAAAGCTGACCCTCAACGACTCGTCGTTGCAGTACACCCCGGAAAGCTCCGACGCCCTGGGCTTCGGCTTCCGTTGCGGCTTCCTCGGCATGCTGCACATGGAGATCATCCAGGAGCGCCTCGAGCGTGAATACGACCTGGACCTGATCACCACCGCGCCGACGGTTATTTTCGAGTTGGCGCTGAAAACCGGTGAAACGATTTACGTCGACAACCCGTCCAAGCTTCCAGACCTGTCTTCCATCGAAGACATGCGCGAACCGATCGTGCGCGCCAATATTCTTGTGCCGCAGGAACACCTGGGCAACGTCATTACCCTGTGTATCGAAAAGCGTGGCGTACAGCACGACATGCTGTTCCTCGGTACCCAGGTGCAAGTGACCTACGATTTGCCGATGAACGAAGTGGTGCTGGACTTCTTCGACCGTCTCAAATCCACCAGTCGCGGCTATGCTTCGCTGGATTACCATTTCGACCGTTACCAATCGGCTAATCTGGTGAAACTGGATGTGCTGATCAACGGCGACAAGGTCGATGCCCTGGCACTCATCGTGCACAAGGACAACGCGCACTACAAAGGTCGCCAGTTGACCGAAAAGATGAAAGAACTGATTCCGCGCCAGATGTTCGACGTCGCGATCCAGGCCGCCATTGGCGGGCAGATCATTGCACGGACCTCCGTCAAGGCACTCAGAAAGAACGTACTGGCCAAATGCTACGGCGGTGACGTAAGCCGTAAGCGCAAGCTGCTTGAGAAGCAAAAGGCCGGTAAAAAACGCATGAAGCAAGTAGGTAACGTGGAAATTCCACAAGAAGCCTTCCTTGCGGTGCTCAGGTTGGATAGTTAG
- a CDS encoding leucyl aminopeptidase, giving the protein MELVVKSVSPETLKTATLVVAIGEGRKLGVAAKQLDELSGGAISAVLKRGDLAGKVGQSLLLQSLPNLKADRVLLVGVGKDAELGDRPFRKIVSGILTTLKGLGGTDAALALDEVVVKGRDSYGKTRLLAESLVDGGYLFDQFKSTKAEPRALKKITLLTIKAAQAEVERAVTHATAIANGMSFTRDLGNLPPNICHPTFLGEQAKALGKEFKGLKVEVLDEKKIKELGMGSFYAVGQGSDQPPRLIVMQYNGGKKSEKPYALVGKGITFDTGGISLKPGLGMDEMKYDMGGAASVFGTLRAVLELKLPINLVCILACAENMPSGGATRPGDIVTTLSGQTVEILNTDAEGRLVLCDALTYAERFKPQAVIDIATLTGACIVALGSHTSGLLGNSDELIEQLLSAGKAADDRAWQLPLFDEYQEQLDSPFADIANIGGPKAGTITAACFLSRFAKNFNWAHLDIAGTAWTSGGKDKGATGRPVPLLTQYLLDRAKA; this is encoded by the coding sequence ATGGAATTGGTTGTAAAAAGCGTTAGCCCCGAAACGTTGAAAACCGCCACCCTCGTGGTCGCCATCGGCGAAGGCCGCAAGCTCGGCGTTGCCGCCAAGCAACTCGACGAACTCAGCGGCGGCGCCATCAGCGCAGTGCTCAAGCGCGGCGACCTGGCCGGCAAAGTCGGCCAGAGCCTGCTGTTGCAGAGCCTGCCCAACCTGAAAGCCGACCGCGTATTGCTGGTAGGCGTGGGCAAGGACGCTGAACTGGGCGACCGTCCGTTCCGCAAAATCGTCAGCGGCATCCTCACCACCCTCAAGGGCCTGGGCGGCACTGACGCCGCGCTGGCACTCGATGAAGTCGTGGTCAAAGGCCGTGACAGCTACGGCAAGACCCGCCTGCTGGCCGAGAGCCTGGTGGACGGCGGCTACCTTTTCGACCAATTCAAGAGCACTAAGGCCGAACCCCGCGCCCTGAAGAAAATCACCCTGCTGACCATCAAGGCCGCGCAGGCTGAAGTTGAGCGCGCCGTAACCCACGCGACCGCCATCGCCAACGGCATGTCGTTTACCCGTGACCTGGGCAACCTGCCGCCGAACATCTGCCACCCGACGTTCCTCGGCGAACAAGCCAAGGCGCTGGGCAAAGAGTTCAAGGGCCTGAAGGTCGAAGTGCTGGACGAGAAGAAGATCAAGGAACTGGGCATGGGCTCGTTCTATGCCGTGGGCCAGGGCAGCGACCAGCCGCCTCGCCTGATCGTGATGCAATACAACGGCGGCAAGAAGTCCGAGAAGCCTTACGCCCTGGTCGGTAAAGGCATCACCTTTGACACCGGCGGCATCAGCCTCAAGCCGGGCTTGGGCATGGACGAAATGAAGTACGACATGGGCGGCGCCGCCAGCGTGTTCGGCACCCTGCGCGCCGTGCTGGAACTCAAGCTGCCGATCAACCTGGTGTGCATCCTGGCCTGTGCCGAGAACATGCCGAGCGGCGGCGCGACCCGTCCGGGCGACATCGTCACCACCCTGAGCGGCCAGACCGTCGAAATCCTCAACACCGACGCCGAAGGCCGCCTGGTGCTGTGCGATGCCCTGACCTACGCCGAGCGCTTCAAGCCACAGGCGGTGATCGACATCGCCACCCTGACCGGCGCCTGCATCGTCGCCCTGGGCTCCCACACCTCGGGCCTGCTGGGCAACAGCGATGAGCTGATCGAGCAACTGCTCAGCGCCGGCAAAGCCGCCGACGACCGTGCCTGGCAACTGCCGCTGTTCGATGAGTACCAGGAACAGCTGGACAGCCCGTTCGCCGACATCGCCAACATCGGCGGCCCGAAAGCCGGCACCATCACTGCGGCCTGCTTCCTGTCGCGCTTTGCCAAGAACTTCAACTGGGCACACCTGGACATCGCCGGCACGGCCTGGACCAGTGGCGGCAAGGACAAGGGCGCAACCGGCCGTCCGGTTCCCCTGCTGACCCAGTACCTGCTGGATCGCGCCAAGGCCTGA
- the lepB gene encoding signal peptidase I, producing the protein MSLNFPLLLVIAVAVCGLLALLDLVFFAPRRRAAIASYQGSVSQPDGVVIEKLNKEPLLVEYGKSFFPVLFIVLVLRSFLVEPFQIPSGSMKPTLDVGDFILVNKFSYGIRLPVIDKKVIEVGDPQRGDVMVFRYPSDPNVNYIKRVVGLPGDVIRYTSDKRLFINGESVAEKLIGSEPNSLGSAELYQEKLGTVEHEIRKEMSRYRAQPDGQWTVPAGHYFMMGDNRDNSNDSRYWDDPNIPKDLLGMVPDQNIVGKAFAVWMSWPEPKLSHLPNFSRVGLIK; encoded by the coding sequence ATGTCGCTAAATTTCCCGCTGTTGCTGGTCATCGCCGTTGCCGTTTGCGGTCTCTTGGCGTTGCTCGATCTGGTGTTCTTCGCCCCGCGTCGGCGGGCGGCTATCGCGTCCTATCAGGGCAGCGTCAGCCAGCCCGATGGCGTGGTGATCGAGAAACTGAACAAAGAGCCGTTGCTGGTTGAGTACGGCAAGTCGTTCTTCCCGGTGTTGTTCATCGTGCTGGTGCTGCGTTCGTTCCTGGTAGAGCCGTTTCAGATCCCGTCGGGGTCGATGAAACCTACCCTGGACGTCGGCGACTTCATCCTGGTGAACAAGTTTTCCTACGGGATCCGCCTGCCGGTGATCGACAAGAAGGTCATCGAAGTCGGTGACCCGCAGCGCGGCGATGTGATGGTGTTCCGCTACCCGAGCGACCCGAACGTCAACTACATCAAGCGTGTGGTTGGCCTGCCGGGCGATGTGATCCGCTACACCAGCGACAAGCGCCTGTTCATCAACGGTGAGTCGGTGGCCGAGAAACTGATCGGCTCCGAGCCGAACAGTTTGGGCAGCGCCGAGTTGTACCAGGAAAAACTCGGTACGGTAGAGCACGAAATCCGCAAGGAAATGAGCCGCTACCGTGCCCAGCCTGACGGCCAGTGGACAGTGCCGGCCGGGCACTACTTCATGATGGGCGACAACCGCGACAACTCCAATGACAGCCGGTACTGGGATGACCCCAACATTCCCAAGGACCTGCTGGGCATGGTTCCCGACCAGAATATCGTCGGCAAGGCCTTCGCGGTCTGGATGAGCTGGCCGGAACCCAAACTCAGCCACCTGCCGAACTTCTCGCGGGTCGGGCTGATCAAGTAA
- the lptG gene encoding LPS export ABC transporter permease LptG: MAKLDRYIGSSVLIAILAVLGIILGLASLFAFIDEVGNVTDTYTVWDVLSYVALTAPRRLYDMMPMAALIGCLIGLGSLASNSELTIMRAAGVSIGRIVWAVMKPMLLLMACSVLIGEYVAPPAETTAQANRALAQGSGDAQSSKHGLWHRQGDEFIHINAVQPGGLLIGVTRYTFDKERHLLSSSFAKRAQYSGEKWQLSDITTTYFRNIDKGSNASTEVINVPSEEWDIALKPQLLNTVVMIPESLPISGLWGYIHYLKDQGLNNGRYWLAFWVKVLQPVVTAALVLMAISFIFGPLRSVTLGQRVFTGVLVGFTFRIAQDLLGPSSLVFGFSPLFAVLVPTAICALAGFWLLRRAG; encoded by the coding sequence GTGGCTAAGCTCGATCGCTACATTGGTAGCAGCGTACTGATCGCCATTCTGGCGGTGTTGGGCATCATCCTCGGCTTGGCATCGTTGTTCGCCTTCATCGATGAAGTGGGTAACGTCACCGACACCTACACCGTGTGGGACGTGCTGAGCTACGTGGCCCTCACCGCGCCGCGCCGCCTCTACGACATGATGCCGATGGCCGCTCTGATCGGCTGCCTGATCGGCCTGGGCAGCCTGGCCAGCAACAGCGAACTGACCATCATGCGCGCCGCCGGCGTGTCCATCGGTCGTATCGTCTGGGCGGTCATGAAGCCCATGCTGCTGCTGATGGCGTGCAGCGTGCTGATCGGTGAATACGTCGCGCCGCCGGCCGAAACCACGGCCCAGGCCAATCGTGCCCTGGCCCAGGGTTCGGGCGACGCACAAAGCTCCAAGCACGGCCTGTGGCACCGCCAGGGTGATGAATTCATCCACATCAACGCCGTGCAGCCGGGTGGCCTGTTGATTGGTGTAACGCGTTACACCTTTGACAAAGAACGCCACCTGCTGTCGTCGAGTTTCGCCAAACGTGCGCAATACAGTGGCGAAAAGTGGCAGCTGAGCGACATTACCACTACGTATTTCCGCAACATCGACAAAGGCTCAAACGCCAGCACCGAAGTGATCAATGTGCCGAGCGAAGAGTGGGACATCGCCCTTAAGCCGCAATTGCTCAATACCGTGGTGATGATCCCGGAAAGCCTGCCGATCTCCGGGCTGTGGGGTTACATCCACTACTTGAAGGACCAGGGTTTGAACAACGGTCGCTACTGGCTGGCATTTTGGGTCAAGGTGTTGCAGCCGGTGGTGACGGCCGCGTTGGTGCTGATGGCGATTTCCTTCATCTTCGGCCCATTGCGTTCCGTGACCCTCGGTCAGCGCGTATTCACCGGCGTGCTGGTGGGCTTCACCTTCCGCATCGCCCAGGACCTGCTTGGCCCGTCGAGCCTGGTGTTTGGCTTTTCGCCGCTGTTTGCGGTGCTGGTGCCCACGGCCATCTGTGCCCTGGCCGGCTTCTGGCTACTGCGCCGGGCGGGCTGA